From the genome of Triticum urartu cultivar G1812 unplaced genomic scaffold, Tu2.1 TuUngrouped_contig_4585, whole genome shotgun sequence:
GATGCTTATTATGTATCGACCGATCGATATACATGTGATCGATGTATCATATACTGAATTGCATATACCTAAACAGTTAGCCCAATTGCTTAAAAACTGGCAACGAAAAGGTGTGTAATATATTTGTACAGCACTACAGACATGTTGAGTTTCACCCGAAGATCCAACATAGGAAGGAAATCATGACCActgcagaaaacaggaaaaaaagAATGCTACTTGAACAAGATTGTTGCTCTCGGTTCCTTGAAAACATATACCTAAAAGAACGCTACTTGagttttttttttcctttctcttCCCGTCAAGACTGTCGTCGTTCTCGGTTCCTTGAACAAGATTCAACACAAAGCAAAGACTTGAGGCCACTGAAACCACTTTCCTTGGTATTAACTATGGAGTAATTCTTTAAGACAAAGATCGCAATTTGCTTGCAGCAGAGTAAGTTATCTGGTGTAAATAATCCAGTAAGTACTCGGTAGATAGTGAGAGTGTGGTCATGTATGCTCGATCAGAATCAGAAGagataaaaaggaatagagaaaAGCTAGCTTAAACAAGAGAGATACGATGGTAGCTTACAGTTTGTGGATCGATCGAAGGAAGAAGGGCGAAGAGCTTGCAACACGTACGAGATTGTGTTTTctcagtgtgtgtgtgtgtgtgtgtgtgtatttgCGCGGCTGGTTGATGTATTGTAATAATAAAGATAGATACATAGGTCGCTGGCTGGTATAGCAAAGTAGACTCCAGCCAAGCAAGTCTTTGGTGGATGCATGGCTACAGATTATCAGATTTGTATGGTGCTGCTTTGCTTGGAGTAGTCCGCGATCGATGTGAAAGCATGTGGTACGGGAATTAAAACAGAGCACGTCTTCCATTCCTCAACGTCAAGGAATTCATATACGATGACGATGATGGTGATGGAAGACGTACATAGGGGGCTAACACGCATGTGGCTGCAATGCTTCACTTTCTCAACACCACGAAAACCAACCATTTTAATTTGGCTGATGTATTTATTCGTGTGTAATGTAAAACCAACAGCAATGCTTCGTGTGTACGTGTGTAAAACGTACGCTCATGTATTTATATATTCCACACAACATCCGTATTCTATGATTTGATGCATTATGTCAAATCCGTATTCCACACAACACCCACatggcctcttctccctctctctaTCACTTTTCACTAGCaacacacgcgcgcgcacacatGTTCGCACGAACAACACACGCACACCCGCACGTTCACATGGACAGCACACCCACACGTTAGAAGAAGCACCGTTGTACACTACATTAGGGAGATTAAGAGGGACTAGTGAGATGCATATGTACTCGTCTACGACCATCGAAATAGAATACGTACAATACAAAAGTCGTGTCAAATGCATGGCGAGATGAAGATACTGATCGTGTGAATCAAAGGGCGGTGTAGATGACAAGAGACTAAGTGAAGGAGATTGCAACCATGGCATACCACATGCATGTATTATTCCTTACAGTACTGACATGTAGATCTACTCGTTTACAATTTGTGAAACCGAAAATGTACAACACAAAAGTCGAAGAAAACTTCAACGGTCGACCGTGTGCCACGGATTTGCCAAAATTCGTCCAAAAAAAAGGCTTCAAATATGAACATGAAAATCAACATGTACAGTGAACGAAACTACAATCCAATCGTCTGAATGGAACCGGGATATCAAGGAACATCTTTTTCATGTACATCTTCTCACGAATTGAAACACGGTTGTATAGGAGAGAAGAGACTAAGTAGAGAAGATTAAGAAAGTGATTAGGGGAAAATACGCGCCAAACAGTACAAGCTCTTATGCAATATTGGACTACGAAAGGGTCCAGAAGGTTGCGATGTATTCTCTGCAGGTGATACATACTTCTCCTCTGCATTGTGAAGTTCAATTTATTTGCATGGATACTTGGCCCATTTATATTCTCGGGGATGCAATTGCTGTCTCTTGTGTTGATAGAAAACACAGATTAAATTATTGTCCATTGCAGATAGGACTAGCTAGCGGGTTAGCTTTGGCAGTTGGCCTGTATATCTCATTTGGCAGTATAGCAAAGCTATTTACCAATGACCCTCAGGTCCTAGCGGTTGTGAGCTCCTGTGCATTGGTATGCCTTCCTACTTTACCACTTAATTGTTACGTACATCTAAGCCTTATTCTGAAAAAAAAAACTAAATTGAGAGATGAACAAGGAAGCTAAATTGCCATAATAGGAGGCGAATGGAAAACAGCACAACAATCAGCTGCAGCAGCCAGCAGGGAATAGATCTGAGCGCTCTTGAGGCTTCAGGCTAGAGAACCAGCGCAGGAAGAGTAGAGGGCGAGAAGCTCGCTGCCAGGACGCGGCAGCTAGGTGCCGAGGAACATGGAATAGAGTTGGCGACAAATTTTTTTTCAGGCCTGTTACCGGGATATACACATAGGAACCGGCTCCCGCTGCTATGCATGTCCAGCTGGACCTCTTGGGCCTTACGGCCTGATTATTGACACAACTTGTAACTCGTTCTGTGGAGTAGCGGCCCAGAAAACTGTGCTACGAGCGGGACAAACGAGAAATTAATTAGCGTAAACCAACTGAGGACCCAGCCAATCGTGCGCGTACATGAGTCCCTAAATTGTTGTGGAGGCTCCTAGGTAGCTCCGTTTTATTGTTTAGTAATTGTTACGTACACGGCACACCATATCTAGCCTTATTCTAAAAAAGGAAAGTACTAGGGATCAGATTACAGATATATGCTTCCTATCAGACCAGTAAATGGCCGTAGGATTAAATAAAATCATCCTAATCGTCCAAACCTATCGTGCGGGTCTGATGGTAGTTAATACTCAACTGTTTACGTACGTGAATAATGCATCCGAGAACAATACGCTGGTGGTAGTTAATACTCCGGTGCATGCTCCCAATGGACTGATTCCGTGATTTCTTTCTTCTTATTATTAACAGCTTCCTTGAATAATGCTTCCTAAAATATTCTGAATAATTGTGAGTACTTTCAAAACTAAAATtataatataatataataatGATATTTTTAGATGCATTTCTCCAACGGCCAAGACTCGGACTGTGCCGACTTCATTTCTCTCGAGCTTTCCTGTCTCCAAAGAGACGAtgccaacaagaagaagaagcagcagcatgTGGTGGAGGCCAAGGTCGTTTTCAGTTTCATAGACCAGGTTGAGATGCAGAATCCAGTCTACATTGCTCAAGCTGAGACATGCAGCTTCCATGATTTTTCTCGGGCCAGACACATGTTCATCACAAGACAAGCCCTTGAACAATCATCAGTGAATCTAAAGGACGACACCAtggtctcctcctcctcctcctgcaaTCCCAACACCAAGGACCAACTCCTGCCTCACATGTGCCAGCACTTTGAACATCTCCTTCAAACTGAGGTGGGCGCTGATGTGAAATTCGAGGTCGGCGGAGACACGTTGGCTGCACACCGGTGTGTGCTCGCAGCCCGATCCAGGGTCTTCATGTCACAACTCTTTGGCCCCATGAAGGAAGGCACTGATAACACCGGTGTCATACACATCAAAGACATGGAAGCAAGCGTGTTCAGGGCTTTGCTTACCTTTATCTACACAGACTCATTCCCTTTTATGGAGGAGGACAACGGacaagaagaggaggaggaagcagcAGAGGATGAAATGTCACCGGTTGTGTGTGCAACAGGGACAAGATGAGGATGAAACGTGGCTGCAATGGCATCAAGACTTGCTGGTAGCGGCTGACAGATATGACGTCCAACGCCTCAAGTGCATCTGTGAAAGGGAGTTGTCTGAGCAATTGTGTGTGAGCTCGGTCATGTCCACTCTTGCTCTAGCCGAGCAGCACCACTGCCATGGATTGAAACAGGCGTGCTTCAAGTTTATCCAAGTCCAGTCCCCCTCATGTCTGCAAACACTAATCGCATCTAATGGCTGGGATCATGTCTTTGAGACCTACCCCTCGGTTTTGAAGGAGCTCATTGCAAAGCTTGCTTCGAACCACCGGAAATAACACTTTCTATGCCGTACATGTAACTTGTTAGATCTGAAGTGACGGTCTTATGCATATGTGGGATCCTCTAGAGAGATTGCTTTTGTCTTGTCATCTACTGTATAATTTGCGTATCTGCTGGGCAAACTGTCGCTTGGTGCAGTGGTTGGTCTGTAAATTCCTTGGTGTGTAAGCGCAAATTGATCTGGTCAGTATGGAAGTTCCCTATCTAATGGTTTTATCCTCATGTATGTATATGTTTCTCTGTGTATTAGGTGTGTCGTACATCGTTCCTTTCTGCCTCCTTAttctagctagctagctagctattctaaagaagaagaagaatgttgATGTTTCTAGAAAGTCATCTTAATTATGATCCTGGAATTAAGGGAACGAATCTGGATAACAAAACAGTTGACCAAGAATTCTGGTTACCATGACAGTGATAGTGTGAACTCTTGGTCCAGTTCCTAGGACTAGGAGCCTTCTCATGGGTTCATGCTGTTCTCCTGGGCCGCGCGCCCTCCATCGCAGAGGAAGGTCAGAGCTTGAAGATTCTGCAAATTTCAGTGTTGTTGTAGCTGTGCCCTGTACCAGGTTTATAAACACATATTTCCTTGCTGTGTAGGGAGTATTAATTCATTCCAGTTTATGAACAAATGTCAGTCAAAACCTAGCCTGGGTATTAATTCCAGCCAGGTTTAGTTTACAGAAACCAGAGGATATATATGATTCATCATCACCTTACCCTATCTGCTTGCAATTGCATGTTCTGGAACACTCACTATATATGGAGGTGTACAAACATATACACAATAATATCTCAGTTTCTGTGTGTCTTTGTGTGGATGCAAAACCAGGCCAGATACACAATatggagagtaatatggacatgCTCTGATCGTCGCGAGCTCTGCGTCGGCGGGCTGGAGCTTCTCCCCTCCGGCAGGAGCGGCGGATCCGGGGCCCTCACGCCCGGATCTGGTGGTGTGCGGGcggagcgcgcagggaggccgctGCAGGGGCGCGGGCGTTCAGGGAGGCCATGGCGACGGCGCATGCGTGCAAGGGGCGAGCGGGGGTCTCGAGCGTGGTGGGCATGGAGCTCGGGCGTGAGGTGCCGCAAGGGTCTCCGATGAGGCGTGCAGCCAGCAAAGGGTCCGAGGCGGCGTGCAGCGGGCGCGACAGATCTGGTCCCTGCGGGTGCTCGGCGTGCATGGTGCTCGCCGGTGCCCCTGATGTTTGGCTGTGGCTCGGAACCGTTGTGGTTTCTGGCCTCGGGCAGCGCTCATCTGTTCCTTCCCGGCATGGTGCTCGGCATGGAATGGTGGCTCGCTGCATCCGACGGTCATGGGTCCGTTCGGCCGCTGATGGTTCTGGTGCCTGCTGATGGAGTTTGGCTGCTGATGGAGATGCAGCGAGGGAAGATGGGCTGCCGGATTGGCTGTCGACCGGAGGATTACGAGGGCTGGGTGAAAACCCGCCTCTGGCCATGGCTGGAGCCTGTGACGATGGCGTCTGTGGACGCCGTaaccttcttgaaggcgtcgaCAGAATGCTCTCTCTTCCTCTGCGAGGAACAACTTCGGGGGAAACACCAGACCCGGAGGGTCAGTCGTTGGCGGCGTGTTGGCGTCGTTTCCCTCTCGAGGGCATCGATTTTGAAGTTCAATCCGGTCAGAGGGACCAGCTGGTGTGTTGGGAGGTTGGTGGTATGCGTTGGTGTGGCGTCGAGGCTTCTGTGGCAACGACGATAGGGCAAGCGAAGTCGGAGACATTGCAGTGGTAGTCGGCTCTTCTTCGGCGTGTTCCTGGGATTACCTCGGTTTGGTTGTTGTGGTGAAGTCGGAGCTGCGGCGGCGGGGCCCCTGTGGCAACGATGACAGGCAGCACGTGGTCCGTTCGGTGGTCTTCCACGACGCCAGTCTTGCATAGTTCTCCTTTGGATCTTTGCTTCAGAGTCGGAGCTGCGTAGCCCTTGATGTGGGTGGTTGAGTTCTGGCATGGATCTTCATGTTTTCCTACTCAGCCTCTGCGGTGAGTGTTGGTTCGACGTTCGTCCCCGGAGAAGTCAGAGTCGCTTGCTCGGGGATTAGGGATGGCGATGACGCCTGTTTGGGGAGAAGTGATGACGATGACGCTTGTGTGCTAGCTTGACAAGACACTCTTTGTAAAGGTGTGCGTGGGATATCTTGGTGTGCCGCTCAGCGGTTTGTGACGGTTTTCGCCCGGTTTTTCGTTGATTAACTGGGCAATTCTCTTCTGCTTAATTAATGGATGAGGCAAATCATTTgcctccgtttcgaaaaaaaaaacttcatcaGAGGAGTGTTGTCATTTGAGTATTGTTTTGTAAACTCGCAGCCGTCTGCATGCCATGCCATATTGTGATAATTCATTCATTCTACTGTCATTCCACATGTACTATGCAACTTTCGGCTTATTCTTGGAACTTCATTGGCTGGCTGATTCTTGTCTAGTGAAACAATAGTTTGTGTGTTTTGGTAAATACAGGGGTGGGCATTTTTGCTTGAATCCACACAATTATAGTTGAGTGCTATGTACAGTTCCGTAAAAAAAAACATTAGAATATTgcatgattttattttatttgcatCCTGCAAATTTAGGCTCGATGTGTTTCAACCAAAATTCATAGGCTGTTTCGACCAAAAAAGGTGTTTGTATGTTTCAGCGTTTTTGTGGGCATTCTGGGTAAGTGAAGCTGCAGTATTTCTTCCTTCCCCTGTCCCTGTTACTGTTACTGCTGGCTCTGTTGTACAAGAACAGAGTATCGATAAAAAAAAACAAGCTAGGACTACCAAGAACAGAGTATCGATCAACGAATGAGGTCATATATAGTGCACTACAAGAACAAGCAGCAAACAGCAACAACATTCTTATATACAACATGGTGCACAACATAACCGCAGTAAACCGATTCAGGAACAAGCTAGGATGGATGCACAAACATTTCTGTGATTTCACCGCTAAAAATAAAAATAGTTGGGAGCACACCAACCAAACACAAACCAATAGCAGCAATCTCAACTTGtcaaaaaaacaaacaaaaaaaggaATAGCCTCCAGTATACTGTATgactagcaatgtgcccgtgcgttgcaacggatccaaagtagaataatgcatgttcacaaacttgaaagaaaaacAATCTAATTTtggtttatatatatatatatatatcacttaAAATATACTCGTATTAGGTTTCACTTAAAATATATTTCTTGTGGCTTTTTTATGAGGTgggggagggatgtggttggtttcaagatACTAAGGGGCTTCTGCAAATTGGAGCACAGAAGTGGGGTCTTGCTGCAAAAAATGCCACAGCTTTTACATCACAGTCGTTAGATGCAGATCTgatggtcagaaatgacggatgACAGGCACACaatcatcaccaactgagtcttttatagaaCTAGAGATATTGGGCAAACAATATGGGCTTGGTTGGGTTGGGTGAACATAGCCAGCCGTACAGTACAGCAGCGATAGATACAAGAGTGTGAATCACTCGGTCACTGAACTACACAGACAAAATGCACACACAGAAAAAAAAAcagtatatatgtatatatgccGCCGCGCCGAGATGTTGGCAGGTCGTGGCTCAAGGGTTACTTCTTCTTCCATGGCTGGATCACCCCGAGCACGACGATA
Proteins encoded in this window:
- the LOC125528036 gene encoding BTB/POZ and MATH domain-containing protein 2-like, producing the protein MHFSNGQDSDCADFISLELSCLQRDDANKKKKQQHVVEAKVVFSFIDQVEMQNPVYIAQAETCSFHDFSRARHMFITRQALEQSSVNLKDDTMVSSSSSCNPNTKDQLLPHMCQHFEHLLQTEVGADVKFEVGGDTLAAHRCVLAARSRVFMSQLFGPMKEGTDNTGVIHIKDMEASVFRALLTFIYTDSFPFMEEDNGQEEEEGVQQGQDEDETWLQWHQDLLVAADRYDVQRLKCICERELSEQLCVSSVMSTLALAEQHHCHGLKQACFKFIQVQSPSCLQTLIASNGWDHVFETYPSVLKELIAKLASNHRK